From Helicobacter sp. MIT 21-1697, a single genomic window includes:
- the prfB gene encoding peptide chain release factor 2: MDSYEYGELLKTLQNKCENIAKILNPTSLQTQLKDIENLERDEHFWNDSKKAAEVAKQKRKCERILNTFNTMKQELDDAQELYEIASSEGDNATLELLFESAPLLLSHIQKTEIQVMLSGENDSSNAIITIQPGAGGTESQDWASILYRMYLRWSERRGFKVELLDYQDGEEAGIKGVAFIIKGENAYGYAKSENGVHRLVRISPFDANAKRHTSFASVQVSPELDDDINIEIEDKDIRIDTYRASGAGGQHVNKTESAIRITHFPTGIVVQCQNDRSQHKNKATAMKMLKSKLYELELQKNQEGTSQEKSEIGWGHQIRSYVLAPYQQVKDLRSQFATSDTSGVLDGDIDEIIESVLVHTNAKDNEVV; encoded by the coding sequence ATGGATTCTTATGAATATGGTGAGTTGCTTAAAACTTTGCAAAATAAATGCGAGAATATTGCAAAGATTCTTAATCCAACTTCACTTCAAACGCAGCTTAAAGATATAGAGAATCTTGAGCGAGATGAGCATTTTTGGAACGATAGCAAAAAGGCAGCAGAAGTGGCAAAGCAAAAACGCAAATGTGAGCGGATTCTCAATACTTTTAATACGATGAAGCAAGAACTAGATGATGCGCAAGAGTTATATGAAATTGCTTCAAGCGAGGGGGATAACGCTACTTTGGAGTTGCTTTTTGAATCTGCACCACTGCTTTTATCACATATCCAAAAAACAGAAATCCAAGTAATGCTTAGTGGCGAGAATGATAGTTCAAATGCGATTATTACGATTCAGCCCGGTGCAGGTGGCACAGAATCTCAAGATTGGGCAAGTATCCTCTATCGTATGTATTTGCGTTGGAGTGAACGTAGGGGCTTTAAGGTGGAACTACTTGATTATCAAGATGGCGAGGAGGCGGGGATTAAAGGCGTGGCTTTTATCATAAAAGGTGAGAATGCCTATGGTTATGCCAAGAGTGAAAATGGTGTGCATCGCCTAGTGAGAATCTCTCCTTTTGATGCCAATGCTAAGCGACATACGAGCTTTGCTAGTGTGCAAGTAAGCCCAGAGCTTGATGATGATATAAATATTGAGATTGAGGATAAAGATATACGCATTGATACCTATCGTGCAAGTGGTGCAGGTGGGCAACACGTCAATAAAACAGAATCTGCGATTAGAATCACGCATTTTCCCACAGGCATAGTCGTGCAATGTCAAAATGATAGAAGTCAGCATAAAAACAAAGCCACAGCGATGAAGATGCTCAAATCTAAGCTCTATGAGCTAGAGTTACAAAAAAATCAGGAAGGGACAAGCCAAGAAAAAAGCGAAATTGGTTGGGGACATCAAATCCGCTCCTATGTCCTTGCTCCCTATCAACAAGTTAAGGATTTGCGTTCTCAATTTGCCACAAGTGATACAAGCGGTGTGCTTGATGGAGATATTGATGAGATTATAGAATCTGTGCTTGTGCATACAAATGCAAAAGACAATGAAGTTGTGTAG
- a CDS encoding chemotaxis protein, which translates to MTQEELDSLMNGEPDISEVDGLSDTSDTQEEFKTETIDPNDFRVEADKKWPPPPPTEDHKVVHQLDEVTQDSEVKGTQIFDQLEIMSNSAGKIEKEAKNIKKYLENQEQLFGKLCATFPHIQSFQSALETTKELLKSEKNILNAANDISDASMQAMDLMQYQDIHRQKIERVINVMRALAQYMNSLFEGKIDDSKRVSSAVFIAGDDKEDVANEDDIEALIASFGVK; encoded by the coding sequence ATGACCCAAGAAGAGTTAGATTCTCTTATGAATGGAGAGCCAGATATAAGTGAAGTAGATGGGCTTTCTGATACATCAGATACACAAGAAGAGTTTAAAACAGAAACTATTGACCCTAATGATTTTCGTGTGGAAGCTGATAAAAAATGGCCCCCTCCACCACCTACTGAAGATCACAAAGTCGTTCATCAGCTTGATGAGGTTACCCAAGATAGTGAAGTAAAAGGCACTCAAATTTTTGACCAGCTTGAAATTATGAGCAATTCCGCAGGGAAGATTGAAAAAGAAGCTAAAAATATTAAAAAATACCTTGAAAATCAAGAGCAGCTTTTCGGTAAGCTTTGTGCAACATTTCCACATATTCAGAGTTTTCAAAGTGCCTTAGAAACTACAAAAGAACTTCTTAAAAGTGAAAAAAATATCTTAAATGCAGCCAATGACATTAGTGATGCTTCAATGCAAGCAATGGATTTGATGCAGTATCAAGATATTCATCGTCAAAAAATTGAACGCGTTATTAATGTTATGCGCGCACTAGCGCAATATATGAATTCACTTTTTGAGGGCAAAATTGATGATAGCAAACGCGTGAGTTCAGCAGTATTTATTGCCGGAGATGATAAGGAAGATGTTGCCAATGAGGACGATATAGAGGCTCTTATTGCTTCATTTGGCGTGAAATAA
- a CDS encoding peptidase U32 family protein, with the protein MTDSKIQLLSPAGNLQKLKIALAYGADAVYGGVSHFSLRTRAGKEFSFEDFAQGVAYAHSLGKKVFVTINGFPFNSQLKLLESHIAKMASLKPDAFIVAAPGVVRLSKKIAPQIPIHLSTQANVLNVLDAEVFYEMGVKRIVAAREISLKDALEIKKHLPDLEIEIFIHGSMCFAFSGRCLISALQSGRVPNRGSCANDCRFDYEYFVRNVENDELVKFDGKEFYVKNPDSGVMMRLQEEEGLGTHIFNSKDLNLSGHIKEILDSGAVDALKIEGRTKSNYYAGITARAYRAAIDDYYSGSENSAFYTNELHTLKNRGFTDGYIIHRPYEKFNTQNHLTAISEGSYQVNAEVDESGEWAFCRHTIRTGEAKEIVVPFGESVICAKSELGEIFEEQGIKYMRFHRICLKDNKELDSIHSGNMNAFKLPLPLPPFSFLRERLRVS; encoded by the coding sequence ATGACAGATTCTAAAATCCAGCTTCTTTCTCCTGCTGGGAATCTGCAAAAACTCAAAATTGCTCTTGCCTATGGTGCAGATGCAGTATATGGAGGTGTAAGCCATTTTTCTCTGCGCACGCGTGCAGGAAAAGAGTTTAGTTTTGAGGATTTTGCACAGGGCGTGGCTTATGCACATAGCTTAGGTAAAAAAGTATTTGTTACGATTAATGGATTTCCTTTTAATTCTCAACTCAAGCTTTTAGAATCTCATATCGCCAAAATGGCATCTCTAAAGCCTGATGCATTTATTGTAGCAGCACCGGGTGTAGTGAGATTGAGCAAAAAGATTGCCCCACAAATTCCGATTCATCTCTCCACTCAAGCCAATGTGTTGAATGTGCTTGACGCGGAAGTATTTTATGAAATGGGTGTCAAACGCATTGTTGCTGCGCGTGAGATAAGTCTCAAAGATGCACTTGAGATTAAAAAACATTTGCCTGATTTAGAAATTGAAATTTTTATTCACGGCAGTATGTGTTTTGCGTTTTCTGGGCGATGTTTGATTTCTGCTTTGCAGAGTGGGCGCGTGCCAAATCGTGGGAGTTGTGCGAATGACTGCCGATTTGATTATGAATACTTTGTGCGCAATGTAGAAAATGATGAGCTTGTGAAATTTGATGGTAAAGAGTTTTATGTGAAAAATCCTGATAGCGGTGTGATGATGAGATTGCAGGAGGAAGAGGGGTTAGGCACACATATTTTTAACTCAAAAGATTTGAATCTAAGCGGACATATTAAGGAAATTTTAGATTCTGGCGCGGTAGATGCGCTTAAAATTGAAGGGCGCACAAAATCAAATTATTATGCCGGTATCACAGCAAGGGCGTATCGTGCGGCTATTGATGATTATTATAGTGGCAGTGAAAATAGTGCTTTTTATACCAATGAACTTCATACGCTTAAAAATCGTGGATTCACTGATGGATATATCATTCATCGCCCTTATGAGAAATTCAATACACAAAATCATCTCACCGCTATAAGCGAGGGGAGTTATCAGGTAAATGCAGAAGTTGATGAAAGTGGCGAATGGGCGTTTTGTCGGCATACCATTAGAACTGGAGAAGCAAAAGAGATTGTTGTGCCTTTTGGCGAGAGTGTTATTTGTGCTAAAAGTGAGCTTGGCGAGATTTTTGAGGAGCAAGGCATAAAGTATATGCGTTTTCATAGAATCTGCTTGAAGGATAATAAAGAGCTAGATTCTATCCATAGTGGAAATATGAATGCCTTTAAGCTTCCTCTGCCTTTGCCGCCATTTAGCTTTTTGCGAGAGAGGCTTAGAGTATCATAA
- a CDS encoding ATP-binding cassette domain-containing protein, with amino-acid sequence MSDIVFRFSKKLLGSKGAFTLEIDKQLNFGEFIALFGKSGAGKTSILRILSGLDKVDSGYIRVGNSVWLDSQNNIELPPQKRRIGFVFQNYALFPHLNVYENICFGLKDKQDKSFADELIALMDLQPLKKAHIHQLSGGQSQRVALARALTSRPTLLLLDEPFSALDNIMAQTLQNKLKTIHQHFNLTTLLVSHNLSEIFALASRTLIIKEGHIISDGNNHEIFIQKHLNAKIKLVGEIINISTQELICTISVLCNNEIFEIVYDPIEAATFKVGEQVIVASKAFNPMLYKIETSL; translated from the coding sequence ATGAGCGATATTGTTTTTCGCTTTAGTAAAAAACTACTTGGAAGCAAGGGTGCATTTACACTTGAGATAGATAAGCAATTAAACTTTGGTGAGTTTATCGCACTTTTTGGTAAAAGTGGTGCGGGAAAAACAAGTATTTTGCGTATTTTAAGCGGACTTGATAAAGTAGATAGTGGCTATATTCGTGTAGGCAATAGTGTTTGGCTAGATTCTCAAAACAATATTGAACTCCCACCGCAAAAGCGGCGCATTGGATTTGTGTTTCAAAACTATGCCCTTTTCCCACATCTCAATGTATATGAAAATATCTGTTTTGGACTTAAAGACAAACAAGATAAAAGCTTTGCTGATGAGCTTATAGCTCTTATGGATTTGCAACCCCTTAAAAAAGCACATATTCATCAACTCTCTGGCGGACAATCCCAACGCGTAGCACTTGCGCGTGCGCTTACTTCGCGCCCTACACTTTTGCTCCTTGATGAGCCTTTCTCTGCTCTTGATAATATAATGGCACAAACACTGCAAAATAAGCTTAAAACCATTCATCAACACTTTAATCTCACAACCTTGCTTGTGAGCCATAATCTAAGCGAGATTTTTGCTCTTGCTTCACGCACTCTTATCATAAAAGAAGGGCACATTATTAGTGATGGAAACAATCACGAAATATTTATTCAAAAGCACTTGAATGCCAAAATTAAGCTTGTAGGCGAAATCATCAATATATCCACGCAAGAGCTCATTTGCACCATAAGTGTGCTTTGCAACAATGAGATTTTTGAAATTGTCTATGACCCTATTGAGGCAGCAACCTTTAAGGTGGGCGAACAAGTGATTGTTGCTTCTAAGGCTTTTAACCCTATGCTTTACAAGATTGAGACATCTTTATGA
- the modB gene encoding molybdate ABC transporter permease subunit, translating into MDFLETMQLTFLVATLTTLILLPLGIVLGNYLAFSQSPLRPIIEVLVWLPLVLPPSVLGFYLLITFSPTNALGAFLLEYFHLKLVFSLEGLILASVIFSLPFMCNPIKAALSSLSPTLKEASFILGKTRIYTLFFVLLPNIKAALLLGCVTSFTHTIGEFGVVMMIGGNIPNQTRVASIAIYDEVESLNYALAHQYAFSLFAICFVLLLSIFYLNKRFAQSQGNL; encoded by the coding sequence ATGGATTTTTTAGAAACAATGCAGCTTACCTTTTTAGTTGCCACACTTACTACATTGATTTTACTTCCTCTTGGCATAGTATTGGGCAATTATCTTGCCTTTTCACAAAGTCCTTTGCGCCCCATCATAGAAGTGCTTGTATGGCTGCCTCTTGTGCTACCACCATCTGTGCTTGGATTCTATCTTTTGATTACTTTTAGTCCTACAAATGCTTTAGGTGCGTTTTTATTAGAATATTTTCATCTTAAACTCGTTTTTAGCCTTGAAGGGCTGATTCTTGCAAGTGTGATTTTTTCTTTGCCTTTTATGTGCAATCCTATCAAAGCCGCGCTCTCAAGCCTTTCACCCACACTCAAGGAAGCAAGCTTCATACTGGGCAAAACTAGAATCTATACGCTTTTTTTTGTGCTATTACCTAATATCAAAGCTGCGCTCCTTTTAGGCTGTGTTACGAGCTTTACACATACTATTGGTGAATTTGGCGTAGTAATGATGATAGGAGGCAATATCCCAAATCAAACGCGCGTGGCAAGTATCGCTATCTATGATGAAGTAGAATCGCTCAATTATGCACTCGCACATCAATACGCCTTTAGCCTTTTTGCAATATGCTTTGTATTGCTTTTAAGTATTTTTTATCTTAACAAACGATTCGCTCAATCTCAAGGAAACTTATGA
- the modA gene encoding molybdate ABC transporter substrate-binding protein, whose amino-acid sequence MKKYFLNKVLHICVLNLIFCTGAIAEEINILAAASLKYVLEDIKNAYLKAHKNDKIHISYLSSGKAYAQIQNGFPAHLFIAADVSYPQKLYDEKLAPLPPIDYAKGKLVLFSVNTKFKANNIDILQNGTITHIAIPNPKLAPYGRAAEEFLKSQKLDKKLKNKLSTGDSIGQATNYVLTGASEIGFSALSMVIKNKTPHLTYTLIDENTYKPINQALIIPAFGKDSQLAKDFAKYITHSQSAQKIFKEYGYDKPNK is encoded by the coding sequence ATGAAAAAGTATTTTTTGAATAAAGTGCTTCATATCTGCGTGCTAAACCTTATTTTTTGCACAGGTGCAATAGCCGAAGAAATCAATATCCTTGCCGCAGCAAGTCTCAAATATGTGCTTGAAGATATTAAAAACGCTTATTTAAAAGCACATAAAAACGACAAGATTCATATAAGCTACCTTTCTTCGGGCAAGGCTTATGCACAGATTCAAAATGGCTTTCCTGCTCATCTTTTTATCGCTGCCGATGTGAGCTATCCACAAAAACTCTATGATGAAAAACTCGCTCCCTTGCCCCCTATTGACTATGCTAAAGGCAAACTTGTGCTTTTTAGTGTCAATACAAAATTTAAAGCCAATAACATTGATATACTGCAAAATGGCACTATCACTCATATTGCTATCCCAAATCCTAAACTTGCACCCTATGGGAGAGCAGCAGAGGAATTTTTAAAATCTCAAAAACTTGATAAAAAACTCAAAAATAAACTAAGCACAGGAGATTCTATTGGACAAGCAACAAACTATGTGCTCACAGGTGCAAGCGAAATCGGCTTTAGCGCACTCTCAATGGTAATAAAAAACAAAACACCACATCTCACCTATACACTCATTGATGAAAACACTTATAAACCCATTAATCAAGCATTGATTATTCCTGCATTTGGCAAAGATTCTCAACTTGCCAAAGATTTTGCAAAGTATATTACTCATTCACAATCAGCACAGAAAATATTTAAAGAATATGGATATGATAAGCCAAATAAGTAA
- a CDS encoding AAA family ATPase has translation MIKKIHKINFKSFNNYMANIEFKEINLIYGLNGKGKSSFAQFLQNFTSDKNIFECSQKNYKIFNYDELYKRNTLYINDDNNQNAFSSFYAGDDIVKTIKKRDEILEKIDKANSIKQNKENEKRTNEYEKDKLKENIARDTREILNKINSSKYKTPQSYTKAHIKDDDFYNANTLNNDEFKNCEKYSIDNIPSEIDAFVFDRLQQLPNGIAAFQEMLKESPENQAIERFKQDSELESFAKAAINLRKKYPQDYNEKCPLCEQNILQTKLWEKLEKHFNQEYQKFIERLNKAKKFFEDIRKEINEFENWLNKNLVATKIMLEKKINIDNLRQDYLEFIKAVNNDLKELLQKLQQKLNAPNSKDIEFIEKIDFSKNLERILSDELKNIINSHNKQLADYQKIIDENIAKIKRHFIAKEKYKFLDIQKKITTNGRHIKRIENCIKYYNEKLGEINEKLKEIDKSFEQLNNDLREWFFEDIRFEKITDSHYKIQRQNFNEEWFDCKSGLSEGEKTIISVIYFINSYLANLNNLQEYPLLIIDDPITSLDSQNKDKIVNYIVQKVQSNQMGQLFILSHDKTTLINFNKKLKVQKGQKQILEISKRKLSSEFKVLEKIKLENDLREIYNKLNSYINDENAGTAQNIKELPRQLLEGLFAIVFEDNSNFTECYGKILTKMEMEMQYNADDIQKLNHNKNMEEKDDEVLNKCKFIVKIFEKFIHANQA, from the coding sequence ATGATTAAAAAAATACATAAAATTAATTTTAAAAGTTTTAATAATTATATGGCGAATATTGAATTTAAAGAAATTAATTTAATCTATGGACTTAATGGAAAAGGCAAAAGCTCTTTTGCTCAATTTTTACAAAACTTTACCAGTGATAAAAATATTTTTGAGTGTTCTCAAAAAAATTATAAAATTTTCAATTATGATGAACTATATAAAAGAAATACACTTTATATCAATGATGACAATAATCAGAACGCTTTCAGCAGTTTTTATGCAGGAGATGATATTGTTAAAACCATTAAAAAACGCGATGAAATTTTAGAAAAAATAGATAAAGCAAATTCAATCAAACAAAATAAAGAAAATGAGAAAAGAACCAATGAATATGAAAAAGATAAACTCAAAGAAAATATTGCGCGTGATACTCGTGAAATTTTAAATAAAATTAATTCAAGTAAATATAAAACCCCGCAAAGTTATACAAAAGCACATATTAAAGATGATGATTTTTATAATGCAAATACTTTAAATAATGATGAATTTAAAAATTGTGAAAAATACTCCATTGATAATATCCCCAGCGAAATAGATGCTTTTGTTTTTGATAGATTACAACAATTACCAAATGGGATTGCTGCTTTTCAAGAAATGTTAAAAGAATCACCAGAGAATCAAGCTATTGAAAGATTTAAACAAGATTCTGAATTAGAAAGCTTTGCAAAAGCCGCAATAAATCTTAGAAAGAAATATCCACAAGACTACAATGAAAAATGTCCTTTATGCGAACAAAACATACTTCAAACCAAGCTTTGGGAAAAATTAGAAAAACACTTCAATCAAGAATATCAAAAATTTATTGAAAGACTAAATAAGGCTAAAAAATTTTTTGAAGATATAAGAAAAGAGATTAATGAATTTGAAAATTGGCTCAATAAAAATCTTGTCGCAACAAAAATAATGCTTGAAAAAAAGATAAACATAGACAATTTAAGGCAAGACTACCTTGAGTTTATAAAAGCAGTCAATAATGATTTAAAGGAATTATTGCAAAAATTACAACAAAAGCTTAATGCCCCAAATAGCAAGGATATAGAGTTTATTGAGAAAATAGATTTTTCAAAAAACCTTGAAAGAATATTGTCTGATGAGTTAAAAAACATTATTAATTCCCACAATAAGCAGTTGGCAGATTATCAAAAAATAATTGATGAAAATATAGCAAAAATTAAGCGACATTTTATCGCTAAAGAAAAATATAAGTTTTTAGATATACAGAAAAAAATAACTACAAATGGTAGGCACATTAAAAGAATTGAAAACTGCATAAAATACTACAATGAAAAACTAGGGGAAATAAACGAGAAACTTAAAGAAATAGATAAAAGTTTTGAGCAGCTCAATAATGATTTAAGAGAATGGTTTTTTGAGGATATAAGATTTGAGAAAATAACTGATAGTCATTATAAAATTCAAAGGCAAAATTTCAATGAGGAATGGTTTGATTGCAAAAGTGGATTAAGCGAGGGAGAAAAAACCATTATTTCAGTAATTTATTTTATTAATTCTTATTTAGCCAACTTAAATAATTTACAAGAATACCCCTTATTAATCATCGATGACCCTATTACAAGTCTAGATTCCCAGAATAAAGATAAAATTGTCAATTATATTGTGCAGAAAGTTCAATCTAACCAAATGGGACAACTTTTTATTCTATCTCACGATAAGACAACACTAATCAATTTCAATAAAAAATTGAAAGTCCAAAAGGGGCAAAAACAAATTCTTGAAATATCCAAAAGAAAATTGAGTTCTGAATTTAAGGTATTGGAAAAAATTAAACTTGAAAATGATTTGAGAGAGATTTATAATAAATTAAATAGCTATATTAATGATGAAAATGCAGGTACAGCACAAAACATTAAAGAACTTCCAAGACAATTATTAGAGGGATTATTTGCTATTGTTTTTGAGGATAATTCAAACTTTACAGAGTGCTATGGAAAAATTCTAACTAAAATGGAAATGGAAATGCAATATAATGCTGACGATATACAAAAATTAAATCATAATAAAAATATGGAAGAAAAAGATGATGAGGTTTTAAACAAATGTAAATTTATTGTGAAAATATTTGAAAAATTTATACACGCCAATCAAGCTTAA